Proteins from a single region of Theobroma cacao cultivar B97-61/B2 chromosome 10, Criollo_cocoa_genome_V2, whole genome shotgun sequence:
- the LOC18586283 gene encoding U4/U6 small nuclear ribonucleoprotein Prp3, which translates to MDKDKPATKRSRDRDDKHHRSHHRDSHRRSDHKSSSSRRDERERSFEREGSRDRAAEKYREGSYEEVEAKKKRKEREESEEGGEKRAKVGEGNREEKRERRRFGDKVKEEEEIEFSNAANGGEPVQNGAAQASLPRTGHPLSTKVPSISTAENKAYSITGSHEVTGSSTDGSSAAGKSGGNLSLDALAKAKKALQMQKELAEKLKKIPSLNRGPSSSSGVTTGTVQGPASSVTYAIASGPSSSAVLPPTSVAAASVKQPAGGMASVPGLASIPNLEAVKRAQELAAKMGFRQDPQFAPLINLFPGQVQTDVPVPQKPTKAPVLRVDALGREIDEHGNIINVTKPSNLSTLKVNINKQKKDAFQILKPELEVDPESNPHFDSRMGINKNKLLRPKRMTFQFVEEGKWSKDAEIIKLKSQFGEAKAKELKAKQAQLAKAKADINPNLIEVSERIITKEKPKDPIPEIEWWDLPILVSGSYGDITDGVVNEDKLKMEKITIYVEHPRPIEPPAEPAPPPPQPLKLTKKEQKKLRTQRRLAREKDRQEMIRQGLIEPPKPKVKLSNLMKVLGSEATQDPTKLEMEIHSAAAEREQAHVDRNIARKLTPAERREKKEKKLFDDPNTVETIVSVYKINDLSHPKTRFKVDVNAQENRLTGCTVISEGISVVVVEGGSKSIKRYGKLMLRRINWTEAVKEEDKDGDEDEEKPPNKCVLVWQGSVAKPSFSKFSVHECITEAAAKKVFADAGVAHYWDLAVNFSENEFDF; encoded by the exons ATGGACAAAGATAAACCCGCAACCAAACGGTCTCGAGACCGAGACGACAAGCACCACCGTAGCCACCACCGCGACTCCCACCGGCGATCGGATCATAAGTCCTCCTCATCGCGCCGTGATGAACGCGAGAGATCGTTTGAGAGGGAGGGTTCGAGAGATAGGGCGGCGGAGAAGTATCGTGAGGGATCCTATGAGGAAGTTGAAgcgaagaagaagagaaaagagagggAAGAGAGTGAGGAGGGAGGAGAGAAGAGAGCTAAAGTTGGAGAAGGAAACCGagaggaaaaaagagagaggagaAGATTTGGGGATAaagtaaaagaagaagaggaaattgaaTTCTCCAATGCTGCTAATGGAGGTGAACCAGTTCAAAAT GGTGCTGCTCAGGCATCATTACCAAGGACTGGTCACCCCCTTTCTACCAAGGTACCTTCCATTTCTACTGCTGAAAATAAAGCATATAGTATTACCGGATCTCATGAGGTTACTGGATCTAGTACAGATGGCTCCTCTGCTGCTGGGAAAAGTGGTGGAAATCTCTCTCTTGATGCCTTAGCCAAAGCTAAAAAGGCTTTACAAATGCAGAAAGAACTAGCGGAGAAACTGAAGAAAATACCTTCA TTGAACAGAGGCCCTAGCTCCAGTTCAGGAGTGACTACTGGAACAGTTCAGGGACCAGCCTCATCAGTTACTTATGCTATTGCTAGTGGACCGTCAAGCTCAGCAGTCCTTCCTCCTACCTCTGTGGCAGCAGCTTCCGTGAAGCAACCTGCTGGTGGGATGGCTTCTGTTCCTGGCCTTGCATCAATACCCAATTTAGAAGCTGTTAAACGTGCTCAAGAGCTGGCTGCTAAGATGGGATTTCGCCAGGACCCTCAGTTTGCCCCTCTAATAAACTTGTTCCCTGGACAGGTGCAAACGGATGTTCCGGTTCCTCAGAAACCTACCAAGGCCCCTGTTCTCCGAGTTGATGCACTTGGTAGGGAAATTGATGAACATGGTAATATCATAAATGTGACTAAACCCAGTAATCTTAGCACGCTTAAG GTTAACATTaacaagcaaaagaaagatGCATTCCAGATCCTTAAACCTGAGCTGGAGGTGGATCCAGAATCAAATCCACATTTTGATTCGAGGATGGGAATCAATAAGAATAAGCTTCTTAGACCAAAAAGGATGACATTTCAGTTTGTAGAGGAAGGAAAATGGTCTAAAGACGCTGAGATCATTAAACTAAAg AGTCAATTTGGAGAAGCAAAGGCAAAAGAGCTAAAGGCAAAGCAAGCACAATTGGCAAAAGCAAAGGCTGATATAAATCCAAATTTGATAGAGGTGTCAGAAAGAATTATAACTAAGGAGAAACCGAAAGACCCAATTCCTGAAATAGAGTGGTG GGATCTGCCTATTCTGGTGTCTGGTTCTTACGGTGACATTACTGATGGTGTGGTGAATGAAGATAAACTGAAGATGGAGAAGATTACCATTTATGTTGAACATCCTCGTCCAATTGAGCCTCCTGCTGAGCCAGCTCCTCCACCGCCTCAGCCCCTGAAGTTAACCAAGAAGGAGCAGAAGAAACTACGCACACAGCGACGCCTGGCCAGGGAAAAGGATAGACAGGAGATGATTAGACAAGGCCTGATAGAACCGCCCAAGCCAAAAGTTAAGTTGAGCAATTTAATGAAAGTTCTAGGCTCTGAAGCTACCCAAGATCCTACTAAGCTTGAAATGGAAATCCATAGTGCCGCTGCTGAGCGGGAACAGGCTCATGTAGACAGGAACATTGCTCGCAAGCTTACCCCTGCTGAACGACgtgaaaagaaagagaaaaagcttTTTGATGACCCAAATACAGTGGAGACTATTGTTTCAGTTTACAAGATCAATGACCTCTCACATCCCAAGACACGCTTTAAAGTTGATGTTAATGCCCAAGAAAACCGTTTGACTGGTTGCACTGTGATTTCTGAGGGTATTAGTGTTGTAGTTGTGGAAGGTGGAAGCAAATCCATTAAGAGGTATGGAAAACTTATGCTTAGGCGAATAAACTGGACTGAAGCTGTGAAAGAGGAAGACAAGGATGGAGATGAGGATGAAGAGAAACCTCCTAACAAGTGTGTGTTAGTTTGGCAAGGCAGCGTTGCCAAACCAAGTTTCAGTAAGTTCTCCGTCCATGAGTGCATCACTGAAGCGGCTGCAAAAAAGGTTTTTGCTGATGCTGGAGTGGCCCATTACTGGGACCTCGCGGTAAATTTCtcagaaaatgaatttgatttttga